A portion of the Microbacterium hominis genome contains these proteins:
- a CDS encoding alpha/beta hydrolase — protein sequence MAAPIVEIDFAQPEGFRPLSLDLRVPERPEAPLVVFFHGGGFLRGTRRVFTPGVATADSFDRIVGGGLAIASCEYRLSGEARFPAQLDDAAAAIDWLHEHGSEYGVDPARMVLWGVSAGATIAALTALRREDVRGVVDWFGPTELFAMAARSDGEPQETREARWLGAPAVTVPDRARAASPALMAHAGAPPFHIAHGTDDAHVPFEQSELLAAALAREGVPVELRRVAGGRHFWEGLDTGPLFDDAIAFVHRVAL from the coding sequence ATGGCGGCTCCGATCGTCGAGATCGACTTCGCGCAGCCCGAGGGCTTCCGTCCGCTCTCCCTCGACCTGCGGGTTCCCGAGCGGCCGGAAGCTCCCCTCGTGGTGTTCTTCCACGGAGGGGGATTTCTCCGGGGCACGCGCAGGGTCTTCACGCCGGGGGTCGCGACGGCGGACTCCTTCGACCGCATCGTCGGCGGCGGACTCGCGATCGCATCGTGCGAGTACCGGCTGAGCGGGGAGGCGCGGTTCCCCGCTCAGCTCGATGATGCCGCGGCGGCGATCGACTGGCTCCACGAGCACGGCTCGGAGTACGGCGTCGACCCTGCGCGCATGGTGCTGTGGGGGGTGTCGGCGGGGGCGACGATCGCAGCGCTGACGGCGCTCCGGCGCGAGGACGTGCGCGGCGTCGTGGACTGGTTCGGACCGACCGAGCTGTTCGCGATGGCCGCGCGCTCCGACGGGGAGCCGCAGGAGACCCGCGAGGCGCGGTGGCTGGGTGCGCCGGCCGTCACCGTGCCCGACCGAGCACGGGCCGCCTCGCCGGCACTGATGGCGCACGCGGGCGCGCCTCCTTTTCACATCGCCCACGGCACCGACGATGCGCACGTTCCCTTCGAGCAGAGCGAGCTTCTCGCGGCAGCCCTCGCCCGCGAGGGCGTGCCCGTCGAGCTGCGCCGCGTCGCGGGCGGCCGTCATTTCTGGGAGGGCCTCGACACGGGCCCCCTCTTCGACGACGCGATCGCGTTCGTCCACCGCGTCGCACTCTGA
- a CDS encoding quercetin 2,3-dioxygenase, with translation MTVYAIDDPEKAPFAGILPASPRPFVLGEGQGEKSLVFDQLFEILLSGDETDDQYGAWTMKARRGDRIPAHIHLKTHEIFYVVDGEISVWMDDQADYHSKTTLTTGDFAYVPAGIVHAFQIENTTTVFGAGTAGFERFFHAIGQKTDAVAPEGVYVPPFEVLRAAGEKYATVFMPEFSFRD, from the coding sequence ATGACTGTTTACGCGATCGACGACCCGGAGAAGGCCCCCTTCGCCGGAATCCTTCCCGCATCGCCGCGACCCTTCGTCCTCGGCGAAGGACAGGGCGAGAAGTCCCTCGTCTTCGACCAGCTCTTCGAGATCCTGCTCTCGGGCGACGAGACCGACGACCAGTACGGCGCGTGGACGATGAAGGCCCGCCGGGGCGACCGCATTCCCGCCCACATCCACCTGAAGACGCACGAGATCTTCTACGTCGTCGACGGCGAGATCTCGGTGTGGATGGACGATCAGGCCGACTACCACTCGAAGACCACCCTGACGACGGGCGACTTCGCCTACGTCCCGGCGGGGATCGTGCACGCCTTCCAGATCGAGAACACCACGACAGTCTTCGGCGCCGGCACGGCGGGTTTCGAGCGGTTCTTCCACGCGATCGGCCAGAAGACCGACGCGGTCGCGCCGGAGGGCGTCTACGTCCCTCCCTTCGAGGTCCTGCGTGCCGCGGGGGAGAAGTACGCGACGGTGTTCATGCCAGAGTTCTCGTTCCGAGACTGA
- a CDS encoding LysR family transcriptional regulator, translating into MDVPIHTIRYFCVLADELHFGRAAERLSITPPSLSQQISKLEDQIGVRLFDRSPRKVELTAHGRELLPLARRVQDDHEQVLAWARATRRDRDAPSLRVGVVAAGAGVLTTQAIATTLQRVPSARIEMRRLGFFDVIEDLDSARADVVFAPWPLNLPPRIRVEKLWSEPRVLVVPVGHRLADREAISILEAADEIFVAAGGGDPEIIDWWLVDPRPDGSRAHRGPTADSVEGLLELVAAGAGVNIAGESAAHHYRRAELAYLPITDIEPATIVLCTLADSRNPMVHTFRDTARTLSPMSDGS; encoded by the coding sequence ATGGACGTCCCCATCCACACGATCCGATACTTCTGTGTGCTCGCTGACGAGCTCCACTTCGGCCGCGCCGCCGAGAGACTCAGCATCACGCCGCCCTCGCTGAGCCAGCAGATCAGCAAGCTCGAGGACCAGATCGGCGTGCGGCTGTTCGATCGGAGTCCCCGCAAGGTCGAGCTGACCGCCCACGGGAGGGAGCTGCTGCCCTTGGCTCGACGCGTGCAGGATGATCACGAGCAGGTTCTCGCGTGGGCTCGCGCCACACGCCGCGACCGCGACGCGCCCAGCCTGCGGGTCGGCGTCGTTGCCGCGGGCGCGGGCGTGCTCACCACGCAGGCCATCGCGACCACGCTGCAGCGGGTGCCGTCGGCGCGCATCGAGATGCGCCGACTCGGCTTCTTCGACGTGATCGAGGACCTCGACAGTGCTCGCGCCGATGTGGTCTTCGCCCCGTGGCCGCTGAACCTGCCTCCCCGCATCCGTGTCGAGAAGCTGTGGAGTGAGCCGCGGGTGCTGGTGGTGCCCGTGGGTCATCGCCTGGCCGATCGCGAGGCGATCTCGATCCTCGAGGCCGCCGACGAGATCTTCGTCGCCGCGGGCGGCGGCGATCCCGAGATCATCGACTGGTGGCTGGTGGATCCACGGCCCGACGGTTCCCGCGCCCATCGGGGTCCGACCGCGGATAGCGTCGAGGGCCTGCTGGAACTGGTCGCCGCCGGCGCGGGCGTGAACATCGCGGGAGAGTCCGCCGCCCACCACTACCGCCGGGCGGAGCTGGCGTACCTGCCGATCACCGACATCGAGCCGGCGACCATCGTGCTGTGCACCTTGGCGGACTCGCGAAACCCGATGGTCCACACCTTCCGCGACACGGCACGCACGCTGTCTCCGATGAGCGACGGCTCC